One Thalassospira marina DNA window includes the following coding sequences:
- a CDS encoding ABC transporter permease, whose amino-acid sequence MSAQTPSATSEIPAKPVRRGKRFARFRQLEFILGILLAGGMCLAVVFSGFLFPDGGEKIDLMARLTPPFTKAAHFLGTDPLGRDVLARVIIGGKISLVVGLISVAGAVVIGVVMGLIAGYYRGFWDVLVMRFADVQLALPFILLAITFIAIVGGGIANTIILLIVSQWVQYARLVRGLVLSLRDREFIQSARAIGVADSRILFSHLLPNLIGPVIVLMTLNVATNILLESSLTFLGLGVNPLIPSWGGMLADGRTYLQNAWWVSVFPGLAIMFTVLGLNLLGDWLRDSLDPTGKTSK is encoded by the coding sequence ATGTCAGCGCAAACACCTTCTGCCACGTCTGAAATTCCGGCCAAACCGGTCCGTCGCGGTAAACGCTTTGCCCGTTTCCGCCAGCTCGAATTCATTCTCGGTATTCTTCTGGCGGGTGGCATGTGCCTGGCCGTCGTTTTCTCCGGCTTCCTCTTTCCTGATGGCGGCGAAAAAATCGATCTTATGGCCCGCCTGACCCCGCCTTTCACCAAGGCTGCCCATTTTCTGGGAACCGACCCGCTGGGGCGTGATGTTCTCGCCCGGGTCATTATTGGTGGTAAAATTTCGCTTGTTGTTGGCCTTATCTCGGTCGCGGGCGCGGTTGTGATTGGTGTGGTGATGGGCCTGATTGCCGGGTATTACCGTGGCTTCTGGGATGTGCTGGTCATGCGCTTTGCCGATGTGCAACTGGCCCTGCCCTTTATTTTGCTTGCCATTACCTTCATCGCCATTGTCGGCGGCGGCATTGCCAATACCATCATTTTGCTGATTGTGTCGCAATGGGTGCAATATGCCCGGTTGGTGCGCGGGCTGGTTCTGTCGCTGCGTGACCGGGAATTTATCCAGTCTGCCCGTGCCATTGGCGTTGCCGATAGCCGTATTCTGTTTTCCCACCTGCTGCCCAATCTGATTGGGCCGGTCATTGTGCTGATGACCCTGAATGTCGCAACCAACATCCTGCTTGAAAGCAGCCTGACCTTCCTTGGCCTTGGCGTTAACCCGCTGATCCCAAGCTGGGGCGGTATGCTGGCCGACGGCCGCACCTATTTGCAAAATGCCTGGTGGGTCAGCGTTTTTCCCGGCCTTGCCATCATGTTTACTGTGCTGGGCCTGAACCTGCTGGGCGACTGGTTGCGCGACAGCCTTGATCCAACCGGAAAGACGTCCAAATGA
- a CDS encoding methyl-accepting chemotaxis protein: MLLWTGDNYRNFAVETLNNSVSSTVNFFVRSRVINDYANRITPVTNDWSRTTRLVKALQDKNVENTKTELTFFSNASQVTQGEINLIQTIAYDSDFNKVAFSDGGNGESVADDPALNDMLKSRDKAAARKAVSYIWHMSDGRPVFSMILPIGGFKAVGFLEVVTDPLPILQGMGTVLGGDFRIIGNDGQVLFESLENDGETEDTPPAEAAADEAKAEAGDAPAKEKSTQRASVDVNIGNGRGGQWATATFTRDITEFYSRTGELRNLSVELLVGVLAIGWIAGWLLLRFTVFRNLRGFARAMTSIAEGDTSVRLPKVGNDEIGEMRKALVQLRESVRQAMILQNMVENTPTMTALMSPEGELTYLNASAKRYLGGDTNDVKEDFLELGPDFQRKLRNPSNLPFEEVLQSGNDHLDILAAPVRDKDNELVGTMLAWSNVSEREESRIAIQELVVEVENVARSVTAQSEMLLELANNLTHQSEETITQSGTALDVSRDAASNTQNVATAVEELSSSIAEINRQAGDASTVTERARSEAEESQRNIVSLENASSEIGSIIDLINDIAHRTKLLSLNATIEAERAGELGKGFAVVANEVKSLADQTANATGKIGDLTGAIQTEVKKAARSISTVGDVIHQVNDIQNTITSSVDEQRRATSEISENVQRIAQGAGTMDEMIRFVNGGAQSTGKTAYDLNSASHELSQMAKSLSDRMAAFSSRVKIGD; encoded by the coding sequence ATGCTGCTTTGGACCGGCGACAATTACCGCAATTTTGCCGTGGAAACGCTGAACAATTCGGTCAGCAGCACGGTGAACTTTTTTGTCAGATCGCGTGTCATCAATGATTATGCGAACCGAATCACCCCTGTAACGAATGACTGGTCGCGCACGACACGACTGGTGAAGGCCTTACAGGACAAGAATGTTGAAAATACCAAAACAGAACTGACCTTCTTTTCAAATGCAAGCCAGGTGACCCAGGGTGAAATAAACCTGATCCAGACGATTGCCTATGACAGCGATTTTAACAAGGTTGCCTTTTCGGACGGAGGCAATGGCGAAAGCGTTGCTGACGACCCTGCCCTTAATGACATGCTGAAATCGCGCGACAAGGCGGCAGCCCGCAAGGCCGTTTCCTATATCTGGCATATGAGCGACGGACGCCCGGTATTTAGCATGATCCTGCCGATTGGCGGGTTCAAGGCGGTTGGTTTTCTGGAAGTTGTAACTGACCCGCTGCCTATTTTGCAGGGGATGGGAACAGTTCTTGGCGGAGATTTCCGGATTATCGGCAATGACGGCCAGGTTCTGTTTGAAAGCCTGGAAAATGATGGCGAAACCGAAGATACACCACCAGCAGAAGCCGCCGCGGATGAAGCAAAGGCAGAAGCAGGTGATGCTCCGGCGAAAGAAAAATCGACCCAACGGGCATCGGTTGATGTGAATATCGGTAACGGGCGCGGAGGCCAATGGGCAACGGCCACCTTCACCCGAGACATTACCGAGTTTTACAGCCGCACTGGCGAACTTCGGAACCTTTCGGTCGAACTGCTGGTTGGCGTTTTGGCCATTGGCTGGATTGCCGGCTGGTTGCTGCTGCGCTTTACGGTATTTCGCAATCTGCGCGGTTTTGCCCGCGCCATGACATCGATTGCCGAGGGGGACACAAGTGTTCGTCTGCCCAAGGTTGGCAATGATGAAATTGGTGAAATGCGCAAAGCCCTGGTTCAATTGCGTGAATCGGTACGCCAGGCCATGATCCTGCAAAATATGGTGGAAAATACCCCCACCATGACAGCGCTTATGTCGCCCGAAGGCGAGCTGACCTATCTGAACGCCAGCGCCAAACGTTATCTTGGTGGTGACACCAATGACGTTAAGGAAGACTTCCTTGAGCTGGGCCCGGATTTCCAGCGCAAGCTTCGGAACCCGAGCAACCTGCCATTCGAGGAAGTATTGCAAAGCGGCAATGACCACCTTGATATTCTGGCCGCGCCAGTGCGCGACAAGGATAACGAACTGGTGGGCACCATGCTGGCCTGGAGCAATGTCAGCGAACGCGAAGAAAGCCGCATTGCCATTCAGGAACTGGTTGTTGAGGTGGAGAATGTTGCACGTTCGGTTACAGCACAGTCTGAAATGCTGCTGGAACTGGCAAACAACCTGACCCATCAGTCCGAAGAGACGATTACGCAATCTGGCACCGCACTGGATGTTTCGCGTGATGCAGCAAGCAATACGCAAAACGTTGCCACCGCGGTTGAGGAACTTTCATCCTCGATTGCGGAGATCAACCGCCAGGCGGGCGATGCCAGTACGGTAACGGAACGTGCCCGTTCCGAAGCCGAGGAATCGCAGCGCAATATCGTGTCGCTTGAAAATGCCAGCTCGGAGATTGGGTCGATCATTGATCTGATCAACGATATCGCCCATCGCACCAAGCTTCTGTCGCTGAACGCCACGATCGAGGCGGAACGTGCAGGCGAGCTAGGCAAGGGCTTTGCCGTTGTGGCAAACGAGGTCAAATCGCTTGCCGATCAGACCGCAAATGCCACGGGCAAAATTGGTGATCTGACTGGTGCCATCCAGACCGAAGTGAAAAAGGCCGCCCGATCCATCAGCACGGTGGGTGACGTTATTCACCAGGTCAATGACATCCAGAATACCATCACCAGTTCGGTGGACGAGCAACGCCGCGCAACCAGTGAAATTTCGGAAAACGTACAGCGCATCGCACAGGGTGCTGGCACGATGGATGAAATGATCCGGTTTGTGAATGGCGGGGCGCAAAGCACTGGTAAAACGGCATATGACCTGAACAGCGCCAGCCACGAGCTGTCGCAAATGGCAAAAAGCCTGTCGGACCGCATGGCTGCCTTCAGCTCGCGCGTCAAGATCGGCGACTAA
- a CDS encoding M14 family metallopeptidase, with the protein MTEIFKQSFPRSLDQLIEHYNDDAHRGAVIEAWLFEDEATRRAGERILAINGITAHLRSAYKPLLHAVLEEIDLSDAKAVEIAYPRHEVCTENRFRLETYPVGALCKGAEVTFIPGSETAFIYRLTITNGNGDKTSHDVFAPNRVHQDCIGETLVSPTGWLRVRDAQGNVLTDGRLETEYEAAFHTTIDAIAHHDWGDSEPYFNELNIRVTLPVSDQPLGIGDEVLSLREALHEDFYFSLLEFFQKKSGRPLGDRGLQPGQIVPEIIKADGAPSVRVTLRDFDLAVIPSPDQSLDQAQSAINPQQIMRELATITGDEFSANSRAGRQILARYHTGTDKPVMISGGQHPNETSGVIGALRAAQTLNARENSHFTISPLENPDGYALHQRLIQDNPRHMHHAARYTALGDDLEYRKSANLLEKEIRVRAQEISGAELHINLHGYPAHEWTRPLSGYVPRGFAMWTLPKGFFLILRHHESATERAEMLIDLVTKRLADVPGLLEFNAKQIKLYETHAGEHGFRMINGFPCWVSIDDRHDVPITLITEYPDETVYGDAFIAGHTAQMATVLSAYDAHQEMS; encoded by the coding sequence ATGACCGAGATTTTCAAACAAAGCTTCCCCCGCAGCCTTGACCAGTTGATCGAGCATTATAATGACGACGCCCATCGTGGTGCCGTCATTGAAGCATGGCTGTTTGAAGACGAAGCAACACGCCGTGCCGGTGAACGCATTCTGGCAATTAACGGTATTACCGCACATCTGCGCAGCGCCTATAAACCCCTGCTCCATGCGGTTCTCGAAGAAATTGACCTATCCGATGCGAAGGCTGTTGAAATCGCCTATCCACGTCATGAGGTTTGCACCGAAAACCGGTTTCGTCTTGAAACCTATCCCGTCGGTGCACTGTGCAAGGGTGCCGAGGTTACCTTTATTCCCGGCAGTGAAACCGCTTTCATCTATCGCCTGACCATCACAAACGGCAATGGCGATAAAACCAGTCACGATGTTTTTGCCCCCAACCGCGTCCATCAGGATTGCATCGGCGAAACCCTGGTCTCGCCGACCGGCTGGTTACGGGTGCGCGATGCACAGGGCAATGTCCTGACCGATGGCCGCCTTGAAACCGAATACGAAGCCGCCTTCCACACCACCATTGATGCCATTGCCCATCATGACTGGGGCGATAGCGAACCCTATTTCAATGAACTCAATATCCGTGTGACCCTGCCGGTTTCCGATCAGCCCTTGGGCATTGGTGACGAAGTGCTTAGCCTGCGCGAAGCCCTGCACGAAGATTTCTATTTCTCGCTGCTGGAATTCTTTCAGAAGAAATCCGGCCGTCCCCTGGGGGACCGTGGCTTGCAGCCGGGGCAAATCGTTCCTGAAATCATAAAGGCCGATGGTGCGCCCTCGGTGCGTGTGACCCTGCGCGATTTTGACCTTGCGGTGATCCCATCACCTGACCAATCCCTTGATCAGGCGCAATCTGCCATTAACCCGCAACAGATCATGCGCGAGCTTGCCACCATCACTGGCGACGAATTTAGCGCCAATTCCCGTGCCGGTCGTCAGATCCTTGCACGCTACCATACCGGAACCGATAAACCCGTCATGATCAGCGGCGGCCAACATCCCAATGAAACCAGTGGTGTGATCGGTGCCCTGCGTGCGGCCCAAACGTTAAATGCCCGTGAAAACAGCCATTTCACCATCTCGCCGCTGGAAAACCCGGATGGATACGCCCTGCATCAACGCCTGATCCAGGATAACCCGCGTCATATGCACCATGCCGCGCGCTATACCGCGCTGGGCGATGATCTGGAATATCGCAAGAGTGCGAACCTTCTGGAAAAGGAAATCCGCGTCCGTGCCCAGGAAATCAGCGGTGCGGAACTGCATATCAACCTGCATGGCTATCCGGCCCATGAATGGACACGTCCATTATCGGGTTATGTGCCACGCGGCTTTGCCATGTGGACCCTGCCCAAGGGCTTCTTCCTGATCCTGCGCCATCATGAAAGCGCCACAGAACGCGCCGAAATGCTGATTGATCTGGTGACAAAACGCCTTGCTGATGTGCCAGGCCTTCTGGAATTTAACGCCAAACAGATCAAACTGTACGAAACCCATGCCGGCGAACATGGCTTTCGCATGATCAACGGCTTCCCCTGCTGGGTTTCCATTGATGACCGCCATGATGTGCCAATCACACTGATCACGGAATATCCCGATGAAACCGTCTATGGCGATGCCTTTATCGCGGGCCACACCGCCCAAATGGCAACGGTTCTTTCCGCCTATGACGCGCATCAGGAAATGTCCTGA
- a CDS encoding SPOR domain-containing protein: protein MDRKTLLGLITGACMLGLVLFFGGMLVGAGLFMGPDAPKNASAVAEDGKMELLAQNTAPRVQTEIAPRQSETLTPDSGANDDAPSANGDMSATSSQGVDAPQGNDPVGDLIAERAGEGDGGNAGNADSSDAMSAPDAPDVTAAPNAPDISDMSQSEAEAADDAVSSAEKSSADTAKAPAAAPVAPEIRKDTKPPKPVAKEEPAPAKTEKSAASETAASAALHREPGSKNMPYSIQVGAFKVDANARQRAGELRKKGLEVAVVERGTNDGAWYYVRVGAYPDATSARSGAEKVKKDTGIDGFPVRAEPNDKKID, encoded by the coding sequence ATGGATCGCAAAACATTGTTGGGGCTTATTACCGGGGCCTGCATGCTGGGCCTGGTCTTGTTTTTCGGTGGCATGCTGGTGGGTGCTGGCCTGTTTATGGGGCCTGATGCCCCTAAAAATGCATCCGCTGTTGCCGAAGACGGTAAAATGGAATTGCTTGCACAAAATACGGCACCGCGCGTGCAAACCGAAATTGCCCCGCGCCAGTCCGAAACCCTTACACCTGATTCCGGTGCAAATGACGACGCTCCCTCTGCCAATGGCGATATGTCTGCCACATCCTCGCAAGGCGTTGATGCCCCGCAGGGGAACGACCCGGTTGGTGATCTGATCGCCGAACGCGCCGGTGAAGGTGATGGCGGTAATGCTGGTAATGCGGATAGTTCTGATGCCATGTCAGCCCCTGATGCGCCTGACGTAACCGCGGCGCCTAATGCACCTGATATCTCCGATATGTCGCAAAGCGAGGCCGAAGCCGCCGATGATGCCGTAAGCAGCGCTGAAAAATCGTCAGCCGATACGGCGAAGGCACCGGCTGCCGCGCCCGTTGCACCAGAAATCCGCAAGGATACCAAACCGCCCAAACCGGTCGCCAAAGAAGAACCCGCACCGGCCAAAACCGAAAAATCCGCCGCTTCTGAAACAGCGGCATCTGCTGCCCTGCACCGCGAACCGGGCAGCAAAAATATGCCCTATTCCATTCAGGTCGGTGCCTTCAAGGTTGATGCTAATGCCCGGCAGCGTGCGGGCGAATTGCGCAAAAAGGGGCTGGAGGTCGCCGTCGTTGAACGCGGCACCAATGATGGGGCCTGGTATTATGTGCGTGTTGGCGCCTATCCCGACGCCACGTCGGCCCGATCAGGTGCGGAAAAGGTGAAAAAGGATACCGGGATTGACGGTTTCCCGGTTCGTGCCGAACCAAATGACAAGAAAATCGACTGA
- the upp gene encoding uracil phosphoribosyltransferase, with protein MSNQTEFPNLHILDHPLIQHKLTHMRKVDTSTKTFRQLLREIALLMGYEITRELPVSFEEIETPICKMNAPIIQGRKLAVVPILRAGLGMADGLIELMPSARIGHIGMYRDPKTHLPVEYLVKLPEVEGRTFILVDPMLATGNSAVAAIDVLNKHGVQDKDIRFMALVAAPEGVRVFQEAHPDVQVYTAGLDEKLNEKAYIVPGLGDAGDRLFGTR; from the coding sequence ATGAGCAACCAAACCGAATTTCCCAATCTTCACATTCTCGATCATCCGCTGATCCAGCATAAGCTGACGCATATGCGCAAGGTCGATACGTCGACCAAAACCTTCCGCCAGCTTCTGCGCGAAATTGCCCTTCTGATGGGCTATGAAATTACCCGCGAATTGCCGGTCAGCTTTGAAGAAATCGAAACCCCCATCTGCAAGATGAATGCACCGATCATTCAGGGCCGTAAACTTGCCGTGGTTCCAATCCTGCGGGCCGGTCTTGGCATGGCCGATGGTCTGATCGAACTGATGCCGTCGGCCCGTATCGGTCATATCGGCATGTATCGTGATCCAAAAACGCATCTGCCGGTCGAATATCTGGTCAAATTGCCGGAGGTCGAAGGCCGTACCTTCATTCTGGTCGATCCGATGCTGGCAACCGGTAACTCTGCTGTGGCTGCTATTGATGTTCTCAATAAGCACGGTGTGCAGGATAAGGACATTCGCTTTATGGCTCTGGTCGCAGCCCCGGAAGGTGTGCGCGTTTTCCAGGAAGCCCATCCTGATGTGCAGGTTTATACCGCCGGTCTTGATGAAAAGCTGAACGAAAAGGCCTATATCGTGCCGGGTCTTGGCGATGCAGGCGACCGCCTGTTTGGGACGCGTTAA
- a CDS encoding ABC transporter ATP-binding protein — MADTRLASTLSVENLTVQFGDNRVVEDLSFTVEAGRTLAVVGESGSGKSVTSMSIMRLAEMNGATYGGGRILFNGENGKIDLLAASQKEMRAIRGNEIAMIFQEPMTSLNPVFTVGNQIAESLMLHAGMTKSAALAEARRLLDMVRLPDSAELIKRYPHQLSGGMRQRVMIAMALACRPKLLIADEPTTALDVTIQAQILTIIRDLQKELGMAVIFITHDMGVVAEVANDVVVMWQGKKVEEGPVGQIFANPQHPYTQTLLGAVPRLGEMKGEDFPKRMPITVMENGTPRLVGAEHIQKTARYDSAPILSVRDLVTRFDIKKGLLGGVTHRVHAVEQVSFDIYRGETLALVGESGSGKSTIGRTIQQLQEATSGEITFDGKTFAAMSKAERQRLRQEIQYIFQDPFASLDPRKKIGFSIAEPIHTHRLMTSEKEITKRVDQLLERVGLTSAHRDRYPHEFSGGQRQRICIARALASNPKMIIADEALSALDVSIQAQIINLFMELQEEQGLAYLFISHDMAVVEKMSHRVAVLYLGQLAELGSRRQVLETPTHPYTQRLLSAVPVADPGHIRERAVLEGEIPSPIRRVGDEPAILTHREIAPGHIVADGMQQLA, encoded by the coding sequence GTGGCGGATACACGTTTGGCATCAACGCTGTCGGTTGAAAACCTGACCGTTCAATTTGGCGACAATCGCGTGGTCGAAGACCTCAGCTTTACGGTCGAGGCCGGGCGCACGCTGGCCGTTGTTGGTGAATCAGGCTCTGGCAAATCCGTAACATCGATGTCGATCATGCGCCTGGCCGAAATGAATGGTGCCACCTATGGCGGCGGGCGCATTCTGTTTAACGGCGAGAATGGCAAGATCGACCTGCTTGCGGCCAGCCAGAAAGAAATGCGCGCCATTCGCGGCAATGAAATCGCGATGATCTTTCAGGAACCGATGACGTCCCTAAACCCGGTCTTCACCGTGGGCAACCAGATCGCAGAATCCCTGATGCTTCATGCCGGCATGACCAAATCTGCCGCCCTTGCCGAAGCCCGCCGCCTGCTTGATATGGTTCGCCTGCCCGATTCCGCAGAACTGATCAAACGTTATCCCCATCAGCTTTCAGGCGGGATGCGCCAGCGCGTGATGATCGCAATGGCCCTGGCCTGCCGCCCCAAGCTTTTGATCGCCGATGAACCCACCACGGCCCTTGATGTCACCATTCAGGCGCAGATCCTGACCATCATTCGGGACCTGCAAAAAGAACTGGGCATGGCGGTAATTTTCATTACCCACGATATGGGCGTAGTTGCCGAGGTCGCCAATGATGTTGTCGTCATGTGGCAGGGCAAAAAGGTGGAAGAAGGCCCCGTTGGGCAGATATTTGCCAATCCGCAACACCCCTATACCCAAACCCTTTTGGGGGCAGTGCCCCGCCTTGGCGAAATGAAAGGCGAGGATTTCCCCAAACGCATGCCAATCACGGTGATGGAAAATGGCACCCCGCGTCTGGTGGGTGCCGAACACATCCAGAAAACGGCACGCTATGACAGCGCACCGATCCTGTCTGTCCGTGACCTCGTCACCCGGTTTGACATTAAAAAGGGCCTGCTGGGCGGTGTCACCCATCGTGTCCATGCGGTAGAGCAGGTCAGCTTTGATATCTATCGCGGTGAAACGCTGGCGCTGGTTGGGGAATCAGGCTCGGGCAAATCCACCATCGGGCGCACCATTCAGCAATTGCAGGAAGCCACCAGCGGCGAAATCACCTTTGATGGCAAAACCTTTGCCGCCATGAGCAAGGCCGAACGCCAACGCCTGCGCCAGGAAATCCAGTATATTTTCCAGGACCCGTTTGCATCGCTCGATCCACGCAAAAAGATCGGTTTTTCCATTGCCGAGCCGATCCACACCCATCGCCTGATGACCAGCGAGAAAGAAATCACCAAACGGGTTGATCAGTTACTTGAACGTGTCGGTTTGACATCGGCGCACCGGGACCGGTATCCGCATGAATTTTCCGGTGGGCAACGCCAGCGTATCTGTATTGCGCGCGCCCTTGCATCGAACCCGAAAATGATCATCGCGGACGAGGCATTATCCGCCCTTGATGTGTCCATCCAGGCGCAAATCATCAATCTGTTCATGGAATTGCAGGAAGAACAGGGGCTGGCCTATCTGTTTATCAGTCACGATATGGCCGTGGTCGAAAAAATGAGCCACCGTGTCGCAGTTCTTTATCTGGGGCAATTGGCCGAACTGGGCAGCCGCCGCCAGGTTCTTGAAACCCCGACCCATCCCTATACCCAGCGCCTGTTAAGTGCGGTGCCGGTTGCCGATCCGGGGCATATCCGTGAACGTGCGGTTCTGGAAGGTGAAATTCCCAGTCCGATCCGCCGTGTTGGCGACGAACCGGCCATTCTGACACATCGCGAAATTGCGCCGGGCCATATCGTGGCCGATGGCATGCAACAGCTCGCATAA
- a CDS encoding ABC transporter substrate-binding protein, producing MIKKQGLRTAFMALALAGGTFMASPAWAAGTMTISSPQDPGSWDPVDTFLVNWASVATNIYDGLTYRGPDTKLVPGLATSWDVLDDGKRIRFKLRTGVKFHDGEAFNADAVKFTFDRLMGEEGSKGPQKSNYAAIDSVEVIDENTVDFHLKQPDPVLLTKLAGYGAMIVPPKYIQEHGEDYFNTHPVGTGPFKFVSYEPKVGIKLEKFDDFWGDKAKIDNLNYRFISEPSTAVAELQAGRVDLVIPPTIPIGMIPTIKNDPNIDIVSSPSPTVYALRFNTKNGITKDAKVRQALIYGVDRQTIIDSILGGQASPIASFQGELSFGYDPAMKPLPYDPAKAKELLAEAGVKPGASVQIDIRGNDATFNEVVQAVASYLQIVGINATIKPYETNVLLNDIIPQGKTGAMFQQSWGGWTLDFDNTAYFMYHTGEKWNPYDSDPKMDELLESQRAITDPAKREEILRNIANYAADRALEMPLYNLNAIFGISHRVKNFTPVPDSRLRLNEVSVD from the coding sequence ATGATTAAAAAACAGGGATTGCGTACCGCCTTCATGGCACTTGCCTTGGCCGGGGGTACGTTTATGGCTTCACCGGCATGGGCCGCCGGAACAATGACGATTTCCTCACCGCAGGACCCCGGCAGCTGGGACCCGGTCGATACCTTTCTGGTGAACTGGGCATCCGTTGCCACCAATATCTATGATGGCCTTACCTATCGCGGGCCGGATACCAAACTGGTTCCGGGCCTGGCAACATCCTGGGATGTTCTTGATGATGGCAAGCGCATCCGCTTTAAACTGCGCACTGGCGTAAAATTCCATGATGGCGAAGCCTTCAACGCCGATGCGGTCAAATTCACCTTTGACCGCCTGATGGGTGAAGAAGGCTCCAAGGGCCCGCAAAAATCCAACTACGCTGCCATCGACAGCGTGGAAGTGATCGATGAAAACACCGTCGATTTTCACCTCAAACAGCCCGATCCGGTATTGCTGACCAAACTGGCTGGCTATGGCGCAATGATTGTTCCGCCGAAATACATCCAGGAACATGGTGAAGACTATTTCAACACCCATCCGGTTGGCACCGGCCCGTTCAAGTTTGTTTCCTACGAACCCAAAGTCGGCATCAAGCTTGAAAAATTCGATGATTTCTGGGGTGACAAAGCCAAAATCGATAATCTGAATTATCGCTTTATTTCCGAACCTTCAACCGCGGTTGCCGAACTTCAAGCTGGCCGGGTTGATCTGGTCATTCCGCCGACCATTCCGATCGGCATGATCCCGACCATTAAAAACGATCCGAATATCGATATCGTCAGTTCACCCAGCCCGACGGTCTATGCGCTGCGTTTCAACACCAAAAACGGCATCACCAAGGATGCAAAAGTCCGCCAGGCGCTGATTTATGGTGTGGATCGCCAAACCATTATCGATAGCATCCTGGGCGGTCAGGCATCGCCGATTGCCAGCTTCCAGGGTGAATTGTCCTTTGGCTATGATCCGGCAATGAAACCCCTGCCCTATGATCCTGCCAAGGCGAAAGAACTTCTTGCAGAAGCAGGTGTTAAGCCCGGCGCTTCGGTTCAGATCGACATTCGCGGCAATGATGCGACATTCAACGAAGTGGTCCAGGCGGTTGCCAGCTATCTTCAGATTGTTGGCATTAACGCCACGATCAAACCCTATGAAACCAACGTCTTGCTGAACGATATCATCCCGCAGGGCAAAACCGGCGCGATGTTCCAGCAATCCTGGGGTGGCTGGACGCTTGATTTCGATAATACGGCCTATTTCATGTACCACACCGGCGAGAAATGGAACCCGTATGACAGCGATCCGAAAATGGATGAACTGCTTGAAAGCCAGCGCGCCATTACCGACCCGGCCAAGCGTGAGGAAATCCTGCGCAACATCGCCAATTATGCGGCCGATCGCGCGCTTGAAATGCCGCTTTACAACCTCAATGCCATTTTCGGCATTTCGCACCGGGTTAAAAACTTCACCCCGGTTCCCGATAGCCGCCTGCGCCTGAACGAAGTGTCAGTCGACTAA
- a CDS encoding ABC transporter permease, whose amino-acid sequence MAGFLIKRFLQAVFVVFVVTITVSFAIRLTGDPALMLTQGAGSVTEADLARIREALGLNQPFLVQYFQFIKGMFTLDFGRSFLGGTPVSGLLAQALPATLSLAFASMIVSIILSIPLGIKAAVSRGKWADQFIRILSLVGLSFPNFWLATMLVLLLSITFRLLPPSGMDNFASFIMPAATMGIILTATNVRLVRTAMLETLQSQYIMVARAKGLSENTVLYKHALRNCAIPLITYFGLQFGALLGGIVVIERVFNWPGLGTLAFDAVGGRDYPVLQAVITVLSLLIVGINLLVDIAYGLIDPRIRTE is encoded by the coding sequence TTGGCTGGATTTCTGATCAAACGGTTTTTGCAGGCGGTATTTGTGGTGTTTGTTGTCACCATTACCGTATCCTTCGCCATTCGCCTTACCGGTGACCCGGCATTGATGCTCACCCAGGGTGCTGGCAGCGTGACCGAGGCCGACCTTGCCCGTATCCGCGAAGCACTTGGCTTGAACCAGCCCTTTCTTGTCCAGTATTTCCAGTTCATCAAGGGCATGTTCACCCTTGATTTCGGCCGCAGTTTCCTGGGGGGCACCCCGGTTTCCGGTCTGCTGGCACAGGCCCTTCCGGCAACCCTGTCGCTTGCTTTTGCTTCCATGATCGTATCGATCATTCTCTCGATCCCGCTTGGCATCAAGGCTGCGGTTTCCCGGGGCAAATGGGCTGATCAATTTATCCGCATCCTCTCGCTCGTCGGGCTGTCCTTTCCGAATTTCTGGCTGGCCACCATGCTGGTCCTTTTGCTTTCCATCACCTTCCGGCTGCTTCCGCCCAGCGGCATGGACAATTTCGCCAGCTTCATCATGCCCGCCGCGACAATGGGAATTATCCTGACGGCAACCAATGTCCGCCTGGTGCGCACCGCCATGCTCGAAACGCTGCAATCGCAATACATCATGGTCGCGCGTGCCAAGGGGCTTAGCGAAAATACCGTTCTTTACAAACATGCCCTGCGTAATTGCGCCATTCCGCTTATCACCTATTTTGGCCTGCAATTTGGGGCTCTTCTGGGTGGGATTGTGGTGATCGAACGGGTCTTTAACTGGCCCGGTCTTGGCACACTGGCCTTTGATGCGGTTGGCGGGCGCGATTACCCGGTTCTGCAAGCCGTGATTACCGTTCTGTCGTTGCTGATCGTCGGCATCAACCTTCTGGTCGATATTGCCTATGGGCTTATCGATCCGCGTATCCGCACGGAGTAA